The Streptomyces tendae genome has a window encoding:
- a CDS encoding aldehyde dehydrogenase family protein, producing MTWPDLTTGSSRPLKGPEHTVTEPATGETLGTVTLAAAEDVEPAAEAAHAAQADWARSPHFRRAAVLRRAGDLFDGHAALREWLVREAGSIPGKADFELHVAAQECYEAAALASRPAGQVLPTEEPRLSYTRRLPVGVVGVIAPFNAPLILSIRSVAPALALGNAVVLKPDPRTAVCGGLALAAVFAEAGLPDGLLQVLPGGAETGQALVTDPHIPVISFTGSTAAGRAVGEAAGRHLKRAHLELGGNSALVVLEDADLDAVTSTAAWGSFFHQGQICMTTGRHLVHASLYEEYVDRLAAHADALSVGDPHREQVQLGPLIDGGQLGKVRGLVDASTAGGARLAAGGTHERLFYRPTVLAEADDLTPAYTEEVFGPVAPVRSFTSAEEAVALATASPYGLAVGIVAPDPARALELADRIPTGIVHINDQTVNDEAVAPFGGVAASGTGARFGGEANLEAFTDLRWTTVRGDVARYPF from the coding sequence ATGACGTGGCCCGACCTCACCACCGGATCGTCCCGCCCGCTCAAGGGTCCCGAGCACACCGTCACCGAGCCCGCCACCGGCGAGACGCTCGGCACCGTCACCCTCGCCGCCGCCGAGGACGTCGAGCCCGCCGCGGAGGCCGCGCACGCCGCCCAGGCGGACTGGGCGAGGTCCCCGCACTTCCGGCGGGCCGCGGTGCTCCGCAGGGCCGGTGACCTGTTCGACGGCCACGCCGCCCTGCGCGAGTGGCTGGTCCGGGAGGCCGGCAGCATCCCCGGCAAGGCCGACTTCGAGCTGCACGTCGCCGCCCAGGAGTGCTACGAGGCCGCAGCCCTCGCCTCCCGCCCCGCCGGACAGGTGCTGCCCACCGAGGAACCCCGCCTGTCCTACACCCGCCGGTTGCCGGTCGGCGTGGTGGGCGTGATCGCCCCGTTCAACGCGCCGCTCATCCTGTCGATCCGTTCCGTCGCCCCGGCCCTCGCCCTCGGCAACGCGGTCGTCCTCAAGCCGGACCCGCGTACCGCGGTGTGCGGCGGGCTGGCCCTGGCCGCGGTGTTCGCCGAGGCCGGCCTGCCCGACGGGCTGCTGCAGGTCCTGCCTGGCGGAGCCGAGACGGGTCAGGCCCTGGTCACCGACCCGCACATCCCCGTGATCTCCTTCACCGGCTCCACGGCCGCGGGCCGCGCGGTGGGGGAGGCCGCGGGCCGGCACCTGAAGCGGGCGCACCTGGAACTGGGCGGGAACTCCGCCCTCGTCGTGCTGGAGGACGCCGACCTGGACGCGGTGACCTCCACGGCGGCCTGGGGGTCGTTCTTCCACCAGGGGCAGATCTGCATGACGACGGGACGCCACCTGGTCCACGCGTCGCTGTACGAGGAGTACGTCGACCGGCTGGCCGCCCACGCGGACGCGCTGAGCGTCGGCGACCCGCACCGGGAGCAGGTCCAGCTGGGGCCGCTCATCGACGGGGGCCAGCTCGGCAAGGTCCGCGGACTGGTCGACGCCAGCACCGCGGGCGGCGCCCGGCTCGCGGCCGGGGGCACCCATGAGCGGCTGTTCTACCGGCCCACCGTGCTCGCCGAGGCGGACGACCTCACGCCCGCCTACACGGAGGAGGTCTTCGGCCCGGTGGCGCCGGTGCGGTCCTTCACGAGCGCCGAGGAGGCGGTCGCCCTGGCCACCGCGAGCCCCTACGGGCTGGCCGTCGGCATCGTCGCGCCGGACCCGGCGCGCGCCCTGGAGCTGGCGGACCGCATCCCCACGGGCATCGTGCACATCAACGACCAGACGGTGAACGACGAGGCCGTCGCGCCCTTCGGCGGGGTCGCCGCGTCCGGCACCGGCGCCCGCTTCGGCGGCGAGGCCAACCTGGAGGCGTTCACCGACCTGCGGTGGACCACGGTGCGCGGGGACGTGGCGCGCTACCCCTTCTGA
- a CDS encoding xanthine dehydrogenase family protein molybdopterin-binding subunit — translation MTVAPQRPAAPGAVGTAHTRVEGRDKVTGAARYGGDIPFDGLAHGVLVLSTAARGRILSLGTGPVLGMPGVLTVLHHGNASRLTTDYVGMLGVPPDPTAAVFQHDRVPHAGWPVALVVAETPEQARAAADALTVTYDVEPHDVALSADRPDAYPAEGHMPGTTEKGDLEAELAASAHVLDEEYTTPEEHHAMMEPHVATARWDGGRLDLVDSNQGITWVADELARMFSLDPSAVRVRSEHVGGGFGSKGVRAPQVAAAMAAAALGRPVRVALTRRQMFSVTGYRSPTVQRVRLGAGPDGRLRALEHVSLNQTSTVYEFVEPGAGVARTMYDATAHRTENRVVRLDVPSPTWMRAPGEAPGSFALECALDELAEKCGVDPIELRLRNEPESGPVSGLPFAGRNLAACFREGARRFGWDARDPRPGVRRDGRWLLGTGTAAASFPAGTLPSTAAVTAEADGTFTVRISASDIGTGARTALTLIAADALRVPAERVRVHLGDSDFGPSGIAAGSMGTRSWGWAVAAAAEDLCERLVPGGTVPPEGITVRSDTTQAIAALAAKERHSWGAQFAEVAVDVTTGEVRVRRMLGVFAAGRIVNPLTARNQLVGGLTWGISMALHEEAVRDPASGGLYGADLAGYHVATHADVPAIEVDWVDDHDPEDPVGIKGIGEVGIVGAAAAVANAVWHATGVRHRSLPIRPDRVLRAGGPDA, via the coding sequence CCTTCGACGGGCTCGCCCACGGCGTGCTGGTGCTGTCCACCGCGGCCCGCGGCCGGATCCTTTCCCTCGGCACCGGGCCGGTGCTCGGCATGCCGGGCGTCCTGACCGTCCTCCACCACGGCAACGCCTCCCGCCTGACCACCGACTACGTCGGCATGCTGGGCGTGCCGCCGGACCCGACCGCCGCGGTCTTCCAGCACGACCGCGTCCCGCACGCCGGCTGGCCCGTCGCCCTCGTCGTCGCCGAGACGCCCGAGCAGGCGCGCGCGGCCGCCGACGCCCTCACCGTCACCTACGACGTGGAGCCGCACGACGTCGCGCTCTCGGCGGACCGGCCCGACGCCTACCCCGCCGAGGGTCACATGCCCGGCACGACGGAGAAGGGCGACCTGGAGGCCGAACTCGCCGCCTCCGCCCACGTGCTGGACGAGGAGTACACCACTCCCGAGGAGCACCACGCCATGATGGAGCCGCACGTGGCGACGGCGCGGTGGGACGGCGGCCGGCTCGACCTCGTCGACTCCAACCAGGGCATCACCTGGGTCGCCGACGAACTCGCCCGGATGTTCTCCCTCGACCCGTCCGCGGTGCGGGTCCGCTCCGAGCACGTCGGCGGCGGCTTCGGCAGCAAGGGCGTACGGGCGCCCCAGGTGGCCGCCGCGATGGCCGCCGCAGCGCTGGGCCGCCCGGTGCGGGTGGCGCTGACCCGCCGCCAGATGTTCTCCGTCACCGGCTACCGCAGCCCCACCGTGCAGCGGGTCAGGCTCGGCGCCGGCCCCGACGGACGGCTGCGCGCCCTGGAGCACGTCTCGCTCAACCAGACCTCCACGGTCTACGAATTCGTCGAACCGGGCGCCGGTGTGGCCCGCACGATGTACGACGCCACCGCCCACCGCACGGAGAACCGCGTCGTACGGCTGGACGTGCCGTCGCCGACGTGGATGCGGGCGCCGGGGGAGGCGCCGGGGTCGTTCGCGCTGGAGTGCGCGCTCGACGAGCTGGCCGAGAAGTGCGGCGTCGACCCGATCGAGCTGCGGCTGCGCAACGAGCCGGAGAGCGGCCCGGTCAGCGGACTGCCGTTCGCCGGCCGCAACCTCGCCGCCTGCTTCCGCGAGGGCGCCCGCCGCTTCGGCTGGGACGCCCGCGACCCGCGCCCCGGCGTGCGCCGCGACGGGAGGTGGCTGCTCGGCACCGGCACGGCCGCCGCGTCCTTCCCGGCGGGCACCCTGCCGTCCACGGCGGCGGTGACGGCGGAGGCCGACGGCACGTTCACCGTCCGCATCTCCGCGTCGGACATCGGGACCGGGGCGCGTACGGCGCTCACCCTGATCGCCGCGGACGCGCTGCGGGTGCCGGCGGAGCGGGTCCGCGTGCACCTCGGCGACAGCGACTTCGGCCCGTCGGGCATCGCCGCGGGCTCCATGGGCACGCGCTCCTGGGGCTGGGCGGTCGCCGCGGCCGCCGAAGACCTGTGCGAACGCCTGGTGCCGGGCGGCACGGTGCCGCCGGAGGGCATCACCGTGCGGTCCGACACCACTCAGGCGATCGCCGCCCTCGCGGCGAAGGAACGGCACAGCTGGGGCGCCCAGTTCGCCGAGGTCGCCGTGGACGTCACCACCGGCGAGGTGCGGGTACGGCGGATGCTCGGCGTGTTCGCCGCGGGCCGGATCGTCAACCCGCTCACCGCGCGCAACCAGCTCGTCGGCGGGCTGACCTGGGGCATCTCCATGGCCCTGCACGAGGAGGCGGTGCGCGACCCCGCCTCGGGCGGCCTCTACGGCGCCGACCTGGCCGGCTACCACGTCGCCACGCACGCCGACGTGCCCGCGATCGAGGTCGACTGGGTCGACGACCACGACCCCGAGGACCCCGTCGGCATCAAGGGCATCGGCGAGGTCGGCATCGTCGGAGCGGCGGCCGCCGTCGCCAACGCGGTGTGGCACGCCACCGGCGTACGTCACCGCAGCCTCCCGATCCGTCCGGACCGGGTGCTGCGGGCGGGAGGTCCGGATGCTTGA
- a CDS encoding dihydrolipoyl dehydrogenase family protein produces MTETQSTHTEATAYDVVVIGAGPVGENVADRTRAAGLSTAVVESELVGGECSYWACMPSKALLRPVLAQADARRLPGLSAAVQGPLDTAAVLARRDSFTSGWKDDGQVRWLEGTGADLYRGQGRLSGPRTVTVTGPDGDRRVLTARHAVAVCTGSRARLPGLPGLDEVRPWTSREATSAHSAPGRLVVVGGGVVATEMACAWQALGSRVTVLVRGERLLGRMEPFAGDLVAEALTEAGAQVRTGTSVKSVTRENGTVVVLTDTGDRIEADEILFATGRAPRTDDLGLETVGLEPGSWLDVDDSLRVTGHDWLYAVGDVNHRALLTHQGKYQARIAGAAIVTRAAGEPVRAEDWGAHAATADHAAVPQVVFTDPEVASVGLTLAEAEQAGHRVRAVDVDLSSVAGASLYGDDYRGRARMVVDLEDEILRGLTLVGPGVGELIHAATVAVAARVPVDRLWHAVPSYPTISEVWLRLLEAYRDA; encoded by the coding sequence ATGACGGAAACGCAATCGACGCACACGGAAGCGACCGCCTACGACGTGGTGGTGATCGGCGCCGGACCGGTGGGCGAGAACGTCGCCGACCGCACTCGCGCCGCCGGGCTCAGCACCGCGGTGGTGGAGAGTGAACTCGTCGGCGGGGAGTGCTCCTACTGGGCGTGCATGCCCAGCAAGGCCCTGCTGCGCCCGGTCCTCGCCCAGGCCGACGCCCGCCGGCTGCCCGGTCTGAGCGCGGCCGTCCAGGGCCCCCTGGACACCGCCGCGGTGCTCGCCCGGCGCGACTCCTTCACCTCCGGCTGGAAGGACGACGGCCAGGTTCGGTGGCTGGAGGGCACCGGCGCCGACCTGTACCGCGGCCAGGGACGGCTCAGCGGACCGCGCACCGTCACGGTCACCGGCCCCGACGGCGACCGGCGAGTCCTGACCGCCCGGCACGCCGTCGCCGTCTGCACCGGCAGCCGGGCCCGGCTTCCCGGCCTGCCCGGTCTGGACGAGGTCCGCCCGTGGACCAGCCGCGAGGCCACCAGCGCGCACTCCGCGCCCGGCCGGCTGGTCGTGGTGGGCGGCGGGGTCGTCGCCACCGAGATGGCCTGCGCCTGGCAGGCGCTCGGCTCCCGCGTGACCGTCCTGGTGCGCGGCGAACGCCTGCTGGGCCGCATGGAGCCCTTCGCGGGCGACCTGGTCGCCGAGGCCCTCACCGAGGCCGGCGCGCAGGTCCGCACCGGCACCTCCGTGAAGTCGGTGACGCGGGAGAACGGGACGGTCGTCGTCCTCACCGACACCGGTGACCGCATCGAGGCCGACGAGATCCTGTTCGCGACCGGCCGCGCCCCCCGCACCGACGACCTCGGCCTGGAGACGGTCGGCCTGGAGCCCGGCTCCTGGCTCGACGTGGACGACAGCCTGCGGGTGACCGGCCACGACTGGCTGTACGCCGTCGGCGACGTCAACCACCGCGCCCTGCTCACCCACCAGGGCAAGTACCAGGCCCGGATCGCGGGCGCCGCCATCGTCACCCGGGCCGCGGGGGAGCCGGTGCGCGCCGAGGACTGGGGCGCGCACGCCGCCACCGCCGACCACGCGGCCGTCCCGCAGGTCGTCTTCACCGACCCGGAGGTGGCCTCCGTCGGCCTCACCCTCGCGGAGGCCGAGCAGGCCGGCCACCGGGTCCGGGCCGTGGACGTCGACCTGTCCTCGGTGGCGGGCGCCAGCCTGTACGGCGACGACTACCGGGGCCGGGCCCGCATGGTCGTCGACCTCGAGGACGAGATCCTGCGCGGCCTCACCCTGGTCGGCCCCGGCGTCGGCGAGCTGATCCACGCGGCGACGGTCGCGGTGGCCGCCCGGGTCCCGGTCGACCGGCTCTGGCACGCCGTCCCGTCGTACCCGACCATCAGCGAGGTGTGGCTGCGCCTGCTGGAGGCCTACCGGGACGCCTGA
- a CDS encoding NAD(P)H-dependent oxidoreductase codes for MSVRILALVGSLRAGSHNRQLAETAVKLAPAGADVALYEGLAEIPFYNEDIDVEGGVPAAAAKLREAAAGADALLLFTPEYNGTIPAVLKNAIDWLSRPFGAGAIGGKPVVVVGTAFGQYGGVWAQDEARKAVGIAGGKVVEDIKLSIPGSVTRFAETHPADDSEVTEQLTEVVNRLHALVDAEQTAA; via the coding sequence ATGTCTGTTCGCATCCTCGCCCTCGTCGGCAGCCTCCGCGCCGGTTCGCACAACCGTCAGCTCGCCGAGACCGCGGTCAAGCTCGCCCCCGCGGGTGCCGATGTCGCGCTCTACGAGGGGCTCGCCGAGATCCCGTTCTACAACGAGGACATCGACGTCGAGGGTGGCGTCCCGGCCGCCGCGGCGAAGCTGCGCGAGGCCGCGGCCGGCGCGGACGCGCTGCTGCTCTTCACGCCCGAGTACAACGGCACCATCCCGGCCGTGCTGAAGAACGCCATCGACTGGCTGTCCCGCCCGTTCGGCGCCGGCGCCATCGGCGGCAAGCCGGTCGTCGTGGTCGGCACCGCCTTCGGCCAGTACGGCGGCGTGTGGGCCCAGGACGAGGCCCGCAAGGCCGTGGGCATCGCCGGCGGCAAGGTGGTCGAGGACATCAAGCTGTCCATCCCCGGCTCCGTGACCCGCTTCGCCGAGACCCACCCGGCGGACGACAGCGAGGTCACCGAGCAGCTGACCGAGGTCGTCAACCGCCTGCACGCGCTGGTCGACGCCGAGCAGACGGCCGCCTGA
- a CDS encoding XdhC family protein yields the protein MLDLAGDLRRWLAEGREFAVATVVSVGGSAPRGPGAALAVDRDGTVIGSVSGGCVEGAVYDLCVEALDDGRSRTERFGYSDEDAFAVGLTCGGTIEVLVTPVGADSPVRPVLESALRDLAQGGAGALAWVAGGPEDRLGLALHVRPDGTYEGGLGDSAELDRSAAATARDLLDAGRTGTAAVGTGGDPYCADRLTLFVQCSVPPPRMIVFGAVDFAAALVRVGSLLGYHVTVCDARPVFATRARFPEADEIVVDWPHRYLRDTRTDARTVLCVLTHDAKFDVPLLKVALGLPVAFVGAMGSRRTHTDRLRRLREAGVGERELSRLRSPIGLDLGARTPEETAVSIAAEIIATRHGGTGTPLTATTTPIHHDPSRERPAA from the coding sequence ATGCTTGACCTCGCCGGTGACCTGCGGCGATGGCTGGCCGAGGGCCGGGAGTTCGCCGTGGCCACGGTCGTCTCCGTGGGCGGCAGCGCGCCGCGCGGCCCCGGCGCGGCCCTCGCCGTCGACCGGGACGGCACGGTGATCGGCTCGGTGTCCGGCGGCTGCGTCGAGGGCGCGGTCTACGACCTGTGCGTCGAAGCCCTCGACGACGGGAGGAGCAGGACCGAGCGGTTCGGCTACAGCGACGAGGACGCCTTCGCGGTCGGTCTGACCTGCGGCGGCACCATCGAGGTGCTGGTGACACCGGTCGGCGCGGACAGCCCCGTCCGGCCGGTGCTGGAGTCGGCCCTGCGGGACCTGGCCCAGGGCGGGGCGGGGGCGCTGGCGTGGGTGGCCGGGGGCCCGGAGGACCGGCTCGGGCTTGCGCTCCACGTCCGTCCGGACGGCACGTACGAGGGCGGCCTCGGCGACTCCGCCGAGCTGGACCGGTCGGCGGCGGCCACGGCCCGTGACCTGCTGGACGCCGGCCGGACCGGCACGGCCGCCGTCGGGACCGGCGGGGATCCGTACTGTGCCGACCGCCTGACACTGTTCGTGCAGTGCTCCGTCCCGCCACCCCGGATGATCGTCTTCGGCGCCGTCGACTTCGCGGCGGCGCTGGTACGGGTGGGGTCGCTCCTCGGCTACCACGTCACCGTGTGCGACGCCCGTCCGGTGTTCGCGACCCGGGCCCGCTTCCCGGAGGCCGACGAGATCGTCGTCGACTGGCCGCACCGCTATCTGCGGGACACGCGCACCGACGCGCGCACGGTGCTGTGCGTGCTCACGCACGACGCGAAGTTCGACGTGCCGCTGCTGAAGGTGGCGCTGGGGCTGCCGGTGGCGTTCGTCGGAGCGATGGGCTCGCGCCGCACCCACACCGACCGCCTGCGCCGCCTGCGGGAGGCGGGCGTGGGGGAGCGGGAACTGTCCCGTCTGCGCTCCCCGATCGGCCTCGACCTGGGCGCCCGCACCCCGGAGGAGACGGCGGTCTCCATAGCGGCGGAGATCATCGCGACCCGCCACGGCGGCACAGGCACCCCCTTGACGGCCACCACGACCCCGATCCACCACGACCCCTCGCGGGAGCGGCCGGCGGCGTAG
- a CDS encoding GDSL-type esterase/lipase family protein produces the protein MGRGRRRPGRVRLRGAARRCRRGRSRGGHGLCGTGQFLRRRTRCPALQTSDGASDCSRSANNYPGVVAREIGANLTDVSCSGATTAHVLRERQGTRPPQIEAVTSATRLVTLTIGGNDVNYLGSINAYSCQASGGTTCPTVNRDAIERTFPELPGRIADIVHAVRAARPRPASTWSPTSPCCRTPGMRRRAADRRTGGVRTGHRRAPGGRHRRRGRRDGGGPGRPGRGEPRP, from the coding sequence GTGGGCCGCGGCCGTCGCCGCCCCGGCCGCGTCCGCCTCCGCGGGGCCGCACGCCGCTGCCGCCGAGGCCGCAGCCGAGGCGGGCACGGACTATGTGGCACTGGGCAGTTCCTTCGCCGCCGGACCCGGTGTCCCGCCCTTCAGACGAGCGACGGCGCGTCCGACTGCTCCCGGTCCGCCAACAACTACCCCGGCGTCGTCGCCCGGGAGATCGGGGCGAACCTGACGGACGTCTCGTGCAGCGGCGCGACCACCGCGCACGTGCTGAGGGAACGGCAGGGCACCCGGCCGCCGCAGATCGAGGCCGTGACCTCGGCGACCCGCCTGGTCACCCTCACGATCGGCGGCAACGACGTCAACTACCTCGGCAGCATCAACGCCTACTCCTGCCAGGCGAGCGGCGGCACCACCTGCCCGACGGTGAACCGCGACGCCATCGAGCGGACCTTCCCCGAACTGCCCGGCCGCATCGCGGACATCGTGCACGCGGTCCGCGCCGCGCGCCCGAGGCCCGCGTCCACCTGGTCACCTACTTCACCCTGCTGCCGGACTCCGGGGATGCGCCGACGCGCCGCTGACCGGCGAACAGGCGGCGTACGAACGGGACATCGCCGCGCGCCTGGCGGCCGCCACCGCCGACGCGGCCGCCGCGACGGGGGCGGCCCTGGTCGACCTGGCCGGGGCGAGCCGCGGCCATGA
- a CDS encoding LacI family DNA-binding transcriptional regulator: MVQIPNPPAPAPPAPTRSVPTSADVARLAGVSRATVSYVLNNAGAVRISEPTRRRVREAARELGYVPHAAARSLRAGHSRMVLMPAPAFPVGPLYSQFINDLQAALSLLDYTVVQHNTVGAHDDEAARAWAELRPVAVLVPGSGLGPRGVEVLKRSGARAVVTLGPETVEGAHALLMDHDVVGYSAGAHLFDRGRRRIGVVVPGEPGLDTFSAPRLAGVRAAVRGTDATVTELPLDHDEESAARLAARWRDLGLDAVFTYNDEYAMLLMRALQDEGIRIPEETAVVGADNLMLGRLLRPRLSTVHLELPSGQELADLVDRAVRDPAAAPEAHKVLGASVVHRGSS; the protein is encoded by the coding sequence ATGGTGCAGATACCGAACCCGCCCGCCCCCGCGCCACCCGCACCGACGCGCTCCGTGCCCACGAGCGCCGATGTGGCCCGCCTGGCCGGCGTCTCGCGCGCGACCGTCTCCTACGTGCTGAACAACGCCGGTGCCGTCCGGATCAGCGAACCCACCCGCCGCCGGGTCCGCGAGGCCGCGCGGGAACTCGGATACGTGCCGCACGCGGCGGCCCGCAGCCTGCGCGCCGGGCACAGCCGTATGGTTCTGATGCCCGCGCCCGCGTTCCCCGTCGGCCCGCTGTACAGCCAGTTCATCAACGACCTGCAGGCCGCGCTGAGCCTGCTCGACTACACGGTCGTGCAGCACAACACCGTCGGCGCGCACGACGACGAGGCCGCCCGCGCCTGGGCGGAACTGCGCCCCGTGGCGGTACTGGTTCCGGGCTCCGGACTCGGGCCGCGCGGCGTGGAGGTGCTCAAGCGCTCCGGCGCGCGGGCCGTCGTCACCCTCGGCCCCGAGACCGTCGAGGGCGCGCACGCCCTGCTGATGGACCACGACGTCGTCGGGTACAGCGCCGGCGCCCACCTGTTCGACCGGGGCCGCCGCCGGATCGGCGTGGTCGTACCGGGGGAGCCGGGCCTCGACACGTTCTCCGCGCCGCGCCTCGCCGGGGTGCGCGCCGCCGTGCGCGGCACCGACGCGACCGTGACCGAGCTGCCGCTCGACCATGACGAGGAGTCCGCCGCCCGGCTCGCCGCCCGCTGGCGGGACCTCGGCCTGGACGCCGTGTTCACGTACAACGACGAGTACGCCATGCTGCTGATGCGCGCCCTCCAGGACGAGGGGATCCGCATCCCCGAGGAGACGGCCGTGGTCGGCGCGGACAACCTGATGCTGGGCCGGCTGCTTCGGCCCCGGCTGAGCACCGTCCACCTCGAACTGCCGTCCGGTCAGGAGCTGGCCGACCTGGTCGACCGCGCGGTCCGTGACCCGGCCGCCGCACCGGAGGCCCACAAGGTGCTCGGCGCTTCCGTCGTGCACCGAGGGTCCAGCTGA
- the trxA gene encoding thioredoxin — MGRGAEYVTGRPCCADARADSRKRDQTMSTTVELTKENFDQTVTDNEFVLIDFWADWCGPCKQFAPVYEKAAEANPDLVFGKVDTEAQPELAAAFGIQSIPTLMIVRDQVAVFAQPGALPEAALTDVIGQARKLDMDQVRQQIAEQQAQQGENPGA, encoded by the coding sequence ATGGGTAGGGGCGCGGAATACGTGACCGGTCGGCCGTGTTGTGCCGACGCCCGAGCCGACAGCAGGAAGAGGGACCAGACCATGAGCACCACCGTCGAACTCACCAAGGAGAACTTCGACCAGACGGTCACCGACAACGAGTTCGTGCTGATCGACTTCTGGGCGGACTGGTGCGGGCCCTGCAAGCAGTTCGCACCCGTGTACGAGAAGGCGGCCGAGGCCAACCCCGACCTCGTGTTCGGCAAGGTGGACACCGAGGCGCAGCCCGAGCTGGCCGCCGCCTTCGGCATCCAGTCGATCCCGACGCTGATGATCGTCCGCGACCAGGTCGCCGTTTTCGCCCAGCCGGGTGCCCTTCCCGAGGCCGCGCTGACGGACGTCATCGGACAGGCCCGGAAGCTGGACATGGACCAGGTCCGCCAGCAGATCGCCGAGCAGCAGGCACAGCAGGGCGAGAACCCGGGCGCCTGA
- a CDS encoding VOC family protein: MADSSSARINALIVDATDPERLAAFWAEVLGRPVVGRTGPYVWLRRMNDLGLGFQRTDAPKAGKNRMHFDIAAPDPVAEQRRIERLGGRRLTEYDDGGFLVMADPEGNEFCVIPAGPFELDDEGRAHYLDRRREGRARHVHRTTLP, translated from the coding sequence ATGGCCGACTCCTCCTCAGCCCGGATCAACGCCCTCATCGTCGACGCGACGGACCCCGAGCGGCTCGCCGCGTTCTGGGCCGAGGTGCTCGGCCGCCCGGTCGTGGGACGCACCGGCCCCTACGTCTGGCTGCGCCGGATGAACGACCTGGGCCTGGGCTTCCAGCGCACCGACGCGCCCAAGGCCGGCAAGAACCGGATGCACTTCGACATCGCCGCACCCGATCCGGTCGCGGAGCAGCGCCGGATCGAGCGGCTCGGTGGGCGACGGCTGACGGAGTACGACGACGGCGGATTCCTGGTGATGGCGGACCCCGAGGGCAACGAGTTCTGCGTCATCCCGGCGGGACCCTTCGAACTCGACGACGAGGGCCGCGCGCACTACCTCGACCGACGTCGGGAGGGACGTGCCCGGCATGTGCACCGGACGACGCTCCCCTAG
- a CDS encoding cupin domain-containing protein has product MLEVKTLDKADERRDFPRGHLEAVHLTGLDFAVATFEPGWRWSESVGPIAGTETCGIHHNGYVLQGRLHIRMDDGAEGEVGPGDVFVCPPGHDAWVVGDEQVVVHDFAGGMAQDYAKAD; this is encoded by the coding sequence ATGCTCGAGGTGAAGACGCTGGACAAGGCCGACGAGCGGCGCGACTTCCCGAGGGGCCACCTCGAAGCCGTCCACCTCACGGGGCTGGACTTCGCGGTCGCCACGTTCGAGCCGGGATGGCGTTGGTCCGAGTCGGTCGGCCCGATCGCCGGCACGGAGACCTGCGGGATCCACCACAACGGCTACGTGCTCCAGGGCCGCCTGCACATCCGCATGGACGACGGCGCCGAGGGCGAGGTCGGCCCGGGCGACGTCTTCGTCTGCCCGCCGGGCCACGACGCGTGGGTCGTCGGCGACGAACAGGTCGTCGTCCACGACTTCGCGGGCGGCATGGCCCAGGACTACGCGAAGGCGGACTAG
- a CDS encoding TetR/AcrR family transcriptional regulator has protein sequence MSAAPPSAPMPQEPVEPQQLLRLGLDDDEPCLRADAARNRARLLEAAASLVAARGADGVTMEEVAAAAGVGKGTVFRRFGDRTGLLMALLDHSEKKLQAAFLTGPPPLGPGAPPVERLRAFGRAALRRTVEDLELQLAAEPDAGRRFTVPPYRVRLHHVTLLLRQAVPDADCELLAHTLLARLDPALVHHLVHGCGMAPQRLEDAWVELVDRVTGTPA, from the coding sequence ATGTCCGCCGCCCCACCGTCCGCCCCGATGCCTCAGGAGCCGGTCGAGCCCCAGCAGCTGCTACGCCTCGGCCTCGACGACGACGAGCCCTGCCTGCGCGCCGACGCCGCCCGCAACCGGGCCCGTCTGCTGGAGGCCGCGGCCTCGCTCGTGGCCGCCCGCGGGGCCGACGGCGTCACCATGGAGGAGGTCGCCGCGGCGGCCGGCGTGGGCAAGGGCACGGTCTTCCGCCGCTTCGGCGACCGCACCGGCCTGCTCATGGCCCTCCTCGACCACTCCGAGAAGAAGCTCCAGGCCGCGTTCCTCACCGGCCCTCCGCCCCTCGGCCCGGGCGCGCCCCCGGTCGAGCGGCTGCGCGCCTTCGGCCGCGCCGCCCTGCGCCGCACCGTGGAGGACCTGGAGCTCCAGCTCGCGGCCGAACCGGACGCGGGCCGCCGCTTCACCGTCCCGCCCTACCGGGTGCGGCTGCACCACGTCACGCTGCTGCTGCGCCAGGCGGTCCCGGACGCCGACTGCGAGCTGCTCGCCCACACGCTGCTGGCCCGGCTCGACCCCGCCCTGGTCCACCACCTGGTCCACGGGTGCGGCATGGCCCCGCAGCGGCTGGAGGACGCCTGGGTGGAGCTGGTCGACCGGGTCACCGGCACCCCCGCCTGA